ATGTAATGAATAAGTTAGCTGTTACAGAGTTAGATCCTTTAATGTTAGCATGTATTCGCTTTACAGCTGCAGGATCTTTAATTTTTATCATTGCTAAATGTTTAAAATTATCCCTTAAAATTTCTAAGAAACAACTATTGAATTGTGCTTTGGCAGGATTTTTATTTCTTGCATACGGTAACGGGATGTTTGTTTGGGCATTACAATTTGTAGATAGTGGCTTTGCTGCTATTGAAGCGTCATTACAACCTTTACTTATTCTAGTTTTAATGCGAATTGTAGATAGAAAACCTATTAAACTAAAATCTGTTGTTGGTATAATTTTAGGAATTATAGGAATTTATTTATTAGTAAGTCAACAGGAGCTTACTACACAAGAAGGTAGCGTTTTAGGAATGCTAGTAATTTTTACCTGTGTCTTAAGTTGGTGTATAGGTAGCGTCTTTGTTTCTAAAGCCGAACTACCAAAAAACTTTTTTGTAAACACTGGTTATCAAATGCTTCTTGGTGGTTTTATGTTGGGTATAGCAAGTGTAATAACTGGAGAGACTTGGAGCTTTCCTACAACTTGGCAAACCAGTACACAACTTTCTTTATTAGGACTAATATTTTTTGGAAGTATAGCCGCATTTACGTCGTTTAATTACTTATTAAAAGTTGTCTCAACAGAAAAAGTGGCAACATCTGCCTATATAAATCCCATAATAGCTATTTTTTTAGGATGGTACTTTTTAGATGAAACAATTACCACACAGACATTAGTATCTGCAGCTGTATTGCTTACAGGCGTTTACTTTATTAATAGCAGTAAGAAAATGAAAAAAGGAAAAAAGTTTACATAAAAAAAGCGACCCATTATTAAATAAGTCGCTTTTACATTTCTACTTGTATTTAATTAAGATACTAACTCTTTAGCATCTTCATTTACATTTTTACTAGTGTTAGCAATCTTACCTTTTACTTTATCAAAAGTATCTGTAACAGTATCGCTTACATCACCAGCTGTATCTTTTATTTTTGTACCAGCATCATTAAGTGTAGACTTAATTTTATCCTTTTTGTCTTTCGGTAATTTTTTATATCCTAAAACGGCTAAGGCACTTACACCTAATCCTATTAACGCTGCTATTCCTAAACCTTTGTCTCTCGTATTCATAATCTTCAATTTTTGGTTAATTATAATATGTGTTGCAATAACTTTTATTGCATAGTATATTGGACAAGATTCATACCATAAAGTCTTAAAAATATATAAATGTTGTAGTAGCTTCGCATTATGGAAAAGAAAAAGAATGATCCTTACGCAGCACTGCGATTTAGAGAGTTTAATATCTTCTTATTAGTACGTTTTGCTATGGTGTTTGCGTGGTCTATGCAATTTGTCGTGATAGAGTGGCAGGTTTATAGTATAACTAAAGATCCTTTTTCATTAGGTATTATTGGTTTAATGGAAGTTATTCCGGCTGTCTCTTTGGCATTGTTTGCAGGTCATGTTGTAGATCAAAAAGAAAAGAAAGGATTATTGTTAAAGTGTATACTAGGTTTTTCTGTCATTAGTTTTGGACTATTTCTCATTACCTGGCCAGAAGTAATAGGAGACTGGTCTCAAAATACAGTATTGTATACAATTTATGCACTGGTATTTTTAGGAGGTGTTGTAAGATCATTTATTGGTCCCACTATATTCTCATTATTCTCATTACTTGTTCCTAAGAAAATATATCCTAATGCTGCAACTTGGAGTAGCTCTGTATGGCAAATGGGTGCAGTTGTTGGACCTGCCATTGCCGGATTTGCCATTAATTGGATAGGTGTACATTGGTCTATGTGTTTTGTATTTGCATGTTCTTTAGTGGCATTTTTAAGTTTAACTCAAATACCTAAGAAACCAATTTTAAATACTAAGATAGGCGAACCAGTTTTTAAGAGCTTAAAGGAAGGATTAAACTTTGTGTTTTCTACTAAGATAATATTAGGTGCGTTAACATTAGATATGTTTGCAGTTCTATTTGGTGGTGCAGTAGCGTTGCTTCCTGTTTTTGCGCAAGATATCTTAAAGGTAGGACCAGAAGGCTTTGGAGTATTAAGAGCTGCGCCAGCAGTTGGCGCATTAATCATCATGTTTACCTCTGCGTATTTTCCTCTCAATAAAAATGCAGGCTACAAATTATTAGGTGCCATATTTGCTTTTGGCTGTTGTATAATATTATTTGGAGTGTCTACTTGGTTCTGGGTTTCTGTAATTGCATTATTCTTAAGTGGTATAACAGATGGTATTTCTATGATTATAAGACAAACCATATTACAATTGCGAACACCAGATGAAATGCGTGGTCGTGTGGCTTCTGTAAACTCTATGTTTGTAGGGTCTTCTAATGAGTTAGGTGCTTTTGAAAGTGGCTTAACAGCAAAACTTATGGGAACAGTTACTGCTGTAATATTTGGCGGTAGTATGACGCTAATTACAGTGGTTTCTACTGGAGCATTGTTACCAAGTTTAAGAAAATTAGATCTTCGGAAAGACTTAGAAGAACATGAACTTAAAGAATAAATAAAAACCCTCTTATGCAAACAACACATAAGAGGGTTTTCTTTTTTGAACGAATATTTGGCCTTAGTAAATAACTTTATAGTCTGAATTTACAATACCCTTTAAGTTATTTATAATTAAGTGATCTAATAATACATCTGATGAATAAAGAGAGAATAGGTTATCAGATTTGAAAACAACATTATCTACCCTCAAAAAATACAATTGTGATACCAATTTAATATCTACATTATTTCTAATAATAGTATTTTCCTTAGCATCAACTAGTAAATAATAAATCATTTGGTGTACAACATCACTTCTAAAACCTTCAAAAACAACATCTGCTTTAGGATAATATTTCTTAAGTCCATTAATAAATGAAGGTTTAAATTCTTTTAAATAGTTAAAGCATATCTTATAAATCCAAATAATCTTTTGAATAGCATCTTTGTCTTTATCTTCCAATATGGCGTTTAATTTAGACATGACTTCTTCTAAGAGATGGTTAACGCTTTCAGCAACCAAATCTTCTTTATTCTTAAAGTGCTTATAAATTGTTTTTTTAGAGATTCCCAGTTCATTGGCCAATTCATCTAGCGTAAACCGTTTACTGCCAAATTTTGTGAACCGAGAAGCTGCGTGTTTTAATAACTCTGTTTTTTCCATCTCTTTTATCTTATTGCCATCCACCGCCTAAGGCTTCATATAAATCTATTATATATAGTTGTTGTTGTAGCTTACTGTCTACCACATTAAGTTCTGCACTTAATGCACTCTGTCTGGCTGTTAATAAATCTAAGTATGTTGCAAAACCATTGTTTAACAGTTCTTCTGAATTTGTTTCGGCATTACGCAAAGCTTCAATTTCAATTAATCTGAATTCATATTTTTCAGTTTCAGCATTATATCCATATAGTGCATTAGAAACTTCTTGACCTGCAATTAATAACGATTGTTTAAAATTTAATAAAGCTTGTTCTTGTTGCGCAACAGCAACTTCATTTTGAGTTCTTATGGCACGTTTATTAAAAATAGGCTGTGTAAGACCACCTATTATGTTAGCAAATAAAGAATTAGTGTCTATAAGATCTGCCAAGTCTAAACTTTGAAAACCAGCAGTAGCTGTAAGTGTTAATGAAGGATAGTACATGCTTTTAGCCACATTTGTTAGTTCAAAAGATTCTATCAATGCATATTCAGCAGCCATTACATCTGGTCTATTTCTTAAAAGAGTAGTAGGAACACCAATTGCCAAATCTGTGGTAAACTCTAAATCATTAATAGTTCCACGTTCAAAATTTTGAGGTCCCTTTCCCAGTAATATGCTTAGTGTATTTTCTGTTCTAAATATAGCAATCTCTAAATCTACAACCAACGCTTTAGCATTATTGAGAAGAGCAACATTTTGGTCAACAGCAACTTGTGTAACCTGTCCAGCGTCTTTTAATGCTTTTATGGTTACAACACTATTGTCCCTTGTTTCAATTGAAGCCTTAGTAACTTCTAACTGCGCATCTAATGCAAGAAGTTGATAATAAGCTGTAGCAATACGCGCGACTAACTCTGTTTTAACTGCTTGGTGAGCAGCAACAGTTTGTAAGTAATTAGCTTGTGTTGCTCTTGAATTACTTCTGATTTTTCCCCAAATATCTGCTTCCCAAGACAAACTTGCATTAATCTCAAATTGATCTGTAGAAGTATTTGAAAGAAAAGACCCAAATTGAGAATTTTTTGAAAGTTCTTGATGTGTTAGGGTTGCATTAGCACCTAATGTTGGCAAGTAGCCTGCCTTTCCTTGTTTTACATAAGCTTCTGCAGCAACTATTTGCTGCAAAGCAATACGTATGTCTATATTATTAGAAAGACCTTCTTCTATATAGTTCACTAAATATTGATCCTTAAATAAATCTTTATATGAAACCGTTGCTGCAGATATACTATCCTGTGGTAATTGGTCTGTTCTAAATAAATTTTCTGTAGTGCTAAGTTCTGGTCTTGTATAATCTTTGGCAACAAAACAAGAGGTTAGTAGTGCAGAAACACTTACTATAGCAACTATGTTATATATGATTCCTTTTCTCATGTCTAAATTGTTTCTTCTAATTTTTTAGATTCTTGTAGTTGAGGGCTGCCAGAAATTTTTTCTTGTAGCCATTGGAAAAAGATGAATAGAATAGGGATTACAAATACACCAAGAATGGTACCTATAAGAAGACCTCCAACTGCACCAGAACCTATAGATCTGTTTCCTTCTGCACCTACACCTTTAGCAAGCACAAGTGGCATAAGTCCTAAAATAAAGGCAAAAGATGTCATTAAAATTGGTCTTAATCTTGCTTTAGCACCATCTATTGCAGCATCTACAATTGGCTCACCTTGCTTACGGCGTTGCAAGGCAAACTCTACAATTAGTATGGCATTCTTAGCTAATAGCCCTATTAGCATGATTAATGCTATTTGAAAATAGATGTTGTTTTCTA
This region of Croceibacter atlanticus HTCC2559 genomic DNA includes:
- a CDS encoding EamA family transporter: MKSNPLLIIVAFFSIYVFWGSTYVMNKLAVTELDPLMLACIRFTAAGSLIFIIAKCLKLSLKISKKQLLNCALAGFLFLAYGNGMFVWALQFVDSGFAAIEASLQPLLILVLMRIVDRKPIKLKSVVGIILGIIGIYLLVSQQELTTQEGSVLGMLVIFTCVLSWCIGSVFVSKAELPKNFFVNTGYQMLLGGFMLGIASVITGETWSFPTTWQTSTQLSLLGLIFFGSIAAFTSFNYLLKVVSTEKVATSAYINPIIAIFLGWYFLDETITTQTLVSAAVLLTGVYFINSSKKMKKGKKFT
- a CDS encoding MFS transporter; protein product: MEKKKNDPYAALRFREFNIFLLVRFAMVFAWSMQFVVIEWQVYSITKDPFSLGIIGLMEVIPAVSLALFAGHVVDQKEKKGLLLKCILGFSVISFGLFLITWPEVIGDWSQNTVLYTIYALVFLGGVVRSFIGPTIFSLFSLLVPKKIYPNAATWSSSVWQMGAVVGPAIAGFAINWIGVHWSMCFVFACSLVAFLSLTQIPKKPILNTKIGEPVFKSLKEGLNFVFSTKIILGALTLDMFAVLFGGAVALLPVFAQDILKVGPEGFGVLRAAPAVGALIIMFTSAYFPLNKNAGYKLLGAIFAFGCCIILFGVSTWFWVSVIALFLSGITDGISMIIRQTILQLRTPDEMRGRVASVNSMFVGSSNELGAFESGLTAKLMGTVTAVIFGGSMTLITVVSTGALLPSLRKLDLRKDLEEHELKE
- a CDS encoding TetR/AcrR family transcriptional regulator, yielding MEKTELLKHAASRFTKFGSKRFTLDELANELGISKKTIYKHFKNKEDLVAESVNHLLEEVMSKLNAILEDKDKDAIQKIIWIYKICFNYLKEFKPSFINGLKKYYPKADVVFEGFRSDVVHQMIYYLLVDAKENTIIRNNVDIKLVSQLYFLRVDNVVFKSDNLFSLYSSDVLLDHLIINNLKGIVNSDYKVIY
- a CDS encoding TolC family protein — translated: MRKGIIYNIVAIVSVSALLTSCFVAKDYTRPELSTTENLFRTDQLPQDSISAATVSYKDLFKDQYLVNYIEEGLSNNIDIRIALQQIVAAEAYVKQGKAGYLPTLGANATLTHQELSKNSQFGSFLSNTSTDQFEINASLSWEADIWGKIRSNSRATQANYLQTVAAHQAVKTELVARIATAYYQLLALDAQLEVTKASIETRDNSVVTIKALKDAGQVTQVAVDQNVALLNNAKALVVDLEIAIFRTENTLSILLGKGPQNFERGTINDLEFTTDLAIGVPTTLLRNRPDVMAAEYALIESFELTNVAKSMYYPSLTLTATAGFQSLDLADLIDTNSLFANIIGGLTQPIFNKRAIRTQNEVAVAQQEQALLNFKQSLLIAGQEVSNALYGYNAETEKYEFRLIEIEALRNAETNSEELLNNGFATYLDLLTARQSALSAELNVVDSKLQQQLYIIDLYEALGGGWQ